The proteins below come from a single Macrobrachium rosenbergii isolate ZJJX-2024 chromosome 50, ASM4041242v1, whole genome shotgun sequence genomic window:
- the LOC136832661 gene encoding uncharacterized protein isoform X2, which translates to MVCTHLPRQLVAIVACFSVLALQSDGAYVYGQPLHLGYDRHLENPTSADTVSFESLNGLSADGGISWDVAGRGLQSPDAPLHSSLLSSSSSSIRNDKTLSPRNRLQTIERPPLPSLYIPERYMVPPEENFLRELILHSAASAETRGTGGGGGGLWKKLVASSDYILPETNADQVDLKLPTVDSTADKDWLYQENSPLYLKPKRMYQHFPQQLQRGLFQSYEMRGDDSLTKPRMPASKKWWGGRPRPRGQMDRRASQSKHYDCLKSCIKEGKLHPIQCHTLC; encoded by the exons ATGGCGCCTACGTTTACGGTCAACCGCTACATCTGGGTTACGACAGACACCTTGAAAATCCAACATCTGCAG ACACAGTCTCCTTCGAGAGTCTAAACGGGCTATCAGCGGACGGAGGAATCAGCTGGGATGTGGCTGGCAGGGGTCTTCAGAGTCCAGACGCCCCTCTTCACTCCAGCTtgctcagcagcagcagcagcagtatcaGAAACGACAAAACCCTGAGTCCCAGGAACCGCCTGCAGACGATCGAGAGGCCACCACTCCCCTCCCTGTACATCCCCGAGAGATATATGGTGCCTCCGGAGGAGAATTTTTTAAGGGAGCTAATATTACACTCTGCTGCCTCTGCGGAAACTCGAGGGACTGGGGGCGGCGGCGGTGGCCTGTGGAAGAAGCTGGTAGCTTCAAGCGATTACATCTTGCCTGAGACCAATGCTGATCAAGTTGATTTGAA GCTTCCCACTGTAGATTCTACAGCCGACAAAGATTGGTTGTACCAAGAAAATTCCCCACTGTACTTGAAGCCAAAGCGAATGTACCAACACTTCCCACAACAGCTGCAAAGAGGCCTGTTCCAGTCGTATGAAATGCGAGGAGACGACAGTCTTACAAAGCCTAGGATGCCAGCATCCAAGAAGTGGTGGGGAGGGCGCCCCCGCCCAAGGGGGCAGATGGATCGAA gAGCATCGCAGAGCAAGCATTATGATTGTCTAAAATCGTGCATCAAGGAAGGGAAGTTACATCCTATACAGTGCCACACACTTTGTTAA
- the LOC136832661 gene encoding uncharacterized protein isoform X3 translates to MQKMEISLLCAGGFCGEYGAYVYGQPLHLGYDRHLENPTSADTVSFESLNGLSADGGISWDVAGRGLQSPDAPLHSSLLSSSSSSIRNDKTLSPRNRLQTIERPPLPSLYIPERYMVPPEENFLRELILHSAASAETRGTGGGGGGLWKKLVASSDYILPETNADQVDLKLPTVDSTADKDWLYQENSPLYLKPKRMYQHFPQQLQRGLFQSYEMRGDDSLTKPRMPASKKWWGGRPRPRGQMDRRASQSKHYDCLKSCIKEGKLHPIQCHTLC, encoded by the exons ATGGCGCCTACGTTTACGGTCAACCGCTACATCTGGGTTACGACAGACACCTTGAAAATCCAACATCTGCAG ACACAGTCTCCTTCGAGAGTCTAAACGGGCTATCAGCGGACGGAGGAATCAGCTGGGATGTGGCTGGCAGGGGTCTTCAGAGTCCAGACGCCCCTCTTCACTCCAGCTtgctcagcagcagcagcagcagtatcaGAAACGACAAAACCCTGAGTCCCAGGAACCGCCTGCAGACGATCGAGAGGCCACCACTCCCCTCCCTGTACATCCCCGAGAGATATATGGTGCCTCCGGAGGAGAATTTTTTAAGGGAGCTAATATTACACTCTGCTGCCTCTGCGGAAACTCGAGGGACTGGGGGCGGCGGCGGTGGCCTGTGGAAGAAGCTGGTAGCTTCAAGCGATTACATCTTGCCTGAGACCAATGCTGATCAAGTTGATTTGAA GCTTCCCACTGTAGATTCTACAGCCGACAAAGATTGGTTGTACCAAGAAAATTCCCCACTGTACTTGAAGCCAAAGCGAATGTACCAACACTTCCCACAACAGCTGCAAAGAGGCCTGTTCCAGTCGTATGAAATGCGAGGAGACGACAGTCTTACAAAGCCTAGGATGCCAGCATCCAAGAAGTGGTGGGGAGGGCGCCCCCGCCCAAGGGGGCAGATGGATCGAA gAGCATCGCAGAGCAAGCATTATGATTGTCTAAAATCGTGCATCAAGGAAGGGAAGTTACATCCTATACAGTGCCACACACTTTGTTAA